From Enterococcus mediterraneensis, the proteins below share one genomic window:
- a CDS encoding GNAT family N-acetyltransferase: protein MIRNLDPKAELPWDLLLEADPNRQLVTSYIDDSQLLVYEEETIVGVIAFQEREDEWEIMNLAVAEDQRGKGIAGQLLDASFAKMNRQAPKKKSVIKTGDLPSPALHLYMKKGFQPTALIENYFVTHYPEPIYENGQQLRNQLILTKNF, encoded by the coding sequence ATGATCAGAAATCTTGATCCAAAAGCTGAGCTGCCATGGGATCTATTGCTGGAAGCAGATCCTAACCGCCAACTGGTGACTTCGTATATCGATGATAGTCAACTGTTGGTATATGAAGAAGAGACGATCGTAGGGGTCATCGCTTTTCAAGAAAGAGAAGACGAATGGGAGATCATGAATCTGGCAGTGGCTGAAGATCAGCGAGGCAAAGGAATCGCCGGTCAGTTATTAGACGCAAGTTTTGCTAAAATGAACCGGCAAGCCCCCAAAAAGAAGAGCGTAATCAAGACGGGTGATCTGCCATCGCCGGCATTGCATTTATACATGAAAAAAGGTTTCCAGCCGACAGCATTAATAGAAAATTATTTTGTAACGCATTATCCAGAACCAATCTATGAGAATGGTCAACAATTACGGAATCAATTGATTTTAACAAAAAATTTTTGA